A stretch of the Acyrthosiphon pisum isolate AL4f chromosome A2, pea_aphid_22Mar2018_4r6ur, whole genome shotgun sequence genome encodes the following:
- the LOC100575369 gene encoding uncharacterized protein LOC100575369 isoform X2, translating to MSKDVLNKYCTDSQKSKTLSNNRADSQDDKKKLSKKAWLQKDSNFNKTETDNNCNTEVISRSINRLLKNEKKTRPTANPTKVCLKPEVLHESKEQFAQRIKQAWIDREQSKSCINIYLARNVIEDPLMESIDHVQESSIQEEERDPSRTALEVQLQNHAGDGENSPEDSSEEEKPLSAAARRVRFYKTAKQQQNERQTLTRAMSAPSSRQQSVNPTQGLYSASSRRKSQDVHRFPTRKLKSCRSKAFHKSIDVDSRLPNGQKFGKKNQNVEVVTMMSLLSPVGSDVEESPTPDDVSTKTVTFPQFNNSMRYHQKSFDSAMTSIGKPKLLNNRVGKSLIKSRTIEITRDDDEDDGPVVKEVVISKRGGDGGDDDGTLRDKEIAQIDVRCDVLDGQPMLKSDKEKECWALFKKMTAKGVSVTFDTVLRFGLCRILFEKEC from the exons aTGTCTAAAGACGTACTTAATAAATACTGTACAGATAGTCAAAAGTCTAAAACATTGTCAAACAACCGCGCAGATAGTcaagatgataaaaaaaaattgtcaaaaaaagcCTGGTTGCAAAAAGACtctaatttcaataaaactgaAACAGATAATAATTGCAATACAGAAGTGATTTCCCGTTCTATTAATAGGcttctaaaaaatgaaaaaaaaacaagaccCACAGCAAACCCGACTAAAGTATGTTTAAAACCGGAGGTCTTACACGAATCTAAAGAACAGTTTGCACAAAGAATAAAACAGGCGTGGATCGATCGGGAACAGTCTAAAtcgtgtattaatatttatttggctAGAAATGTTATCGAAGATCCTTTGATGGAATCTATAGATCATGTACAGGAGTCTTCAATACAAGAAGAGGAAAGGGACCCTAGTCGAACCGCGTTGGAAGTTCAACTTCAGAACCATGCAGGAGATGGTGAAAATTCACCAGAAGACTCTAGCGAGGAGGAAAAACCTCTTTCGGCTGCCGCCAGAAGAGTTAGGTTTTACAAGACTGCGAAACAACAACAGAACGAAAGACAAACTTTGACCAGAGCAATGTCGGCGCCTTCGTCGAGACAACAAAGCGTGAACCCAACACAAGGACTTTATTCGGCAAGTTCACGGAGAAAATCTCAAGATGTTCATAGATTCCCGACCAGGAAGCTGAAATCTTGTAGGAGTAAAGCTTTCCATAAAAGCATTGACGTGGATAGTCGTCTGCCGAATGGTCAAAAGTTTggcaaaaagaatcaaaatgttGAAGTGGTAACGATGATGTCACTTTTAAGTCCAGTTGGAAGTGATGTAGAGGAATCACCAACACCCGATGACGTCTCCACAAAAAccg ttacATTTCCTCAATTTAATAACAGTATGCGTTATCATCAAAAATCATTTGATAGTGCAATGACATCGATTGGAAAACCAAAACTTCTCAACAACCGTGTTGGAAAATCGTTGATTAAATCAAGAACAATAGAGATAacaag GGATGACGATGAAGACGACGGGCCGGTTGTAAAAGAAGTAGTAATTTCCAAacgcggcggcgacggcggtgACGATGACGGAACACTGCGGGACAAAGAAATCGCACAGATCGACGTCCGCTGCGACGTACTCGACGGCCAGCCGATGCTCAAGTCCGACAAAGAGAAAGAATGTTGGGCTCTTTTCAAGAAAATGACGGCCAAAGGAGTGTCCGTCACTTTTGATACCGTATTGAGGTTCGGTTTGTGCCGAATATTATtcgaaa AGGAATGTTAA
- the LOC100575369 gene encoding uncharacterized protein LOC100575369 isoform X1 has protein sequence MSKDVLNKYCTDSQKSKTLSNNRADSQDDKKKLSKKAWLQKDSNFNKTETDNNCNTEVISRSINRLLKNEKKTRPTANPTKVCLKPEVLHESKEQFAQRIKQAWIDREQSKSCINIYLARNVIEDPLMESIDHVQESSIQEEERDPSRTALEVQLQNHAGDGENSPEDSSEEEKPLSAAARRVRFYKTAKQQQNERQTLTRAMSAPSSRQQSVNPTQGLYSASSRRKSQDVHRFPTRKLKSCRSKAFHKSIDVDSRLPNGQKFGKKNQNVEVVTMMSLLSPVGSDVEESPTPDDVSTKTVTFPQFNNSMRYHQKSFDSAMTSIGKPKLLNNRVGKSLIKSRTIEITRDDDEDDGPVVKEVVISKRGGDGGDDDGTLRDKEIAQIDVRCDVLDGQPMLKSDKEKECWALFKKMTAKGVSVTFDTVLRGMLTPTEYRLRKNELLLFG, from the exons aTGTCTAAAGACGTACTTAATAAATACTGTACAGATAGTCAAAAGTCTAAAACATTGTCAAACAACCGCGCAGATAGTcaagatgataaaaaaaaattgtcaaaaaaagcCTGGTTGCAAAAAGACtctaatttcaataaaactgaAACAGATAATAATTGCAATACAGAAGTGATTTCCCGTTCTATTAATAGGcttctaaaaaatgaaaaaaaaacaagaccCACAGCAAACCCGACTAAAGTATGTTTAAAACCGGAGGTCTTACACGAATCTAAAGAACAGTTTGCACAAAGAATAAAACAGGCGTGGATCGATCGGGAACAGTCTAAAtcgtgtattaatatttatttggctAGAAATGTTATCGAAGATCCTTTGATGGAATCTATAGATCATGTACAGGAGTCTTCAATACAAGAAGAGGAAAGGGACCCTAGTCGAACCGCGTTGGAAGTTCAACTTCAGAACCATGCAGGAGATGGTGAAAATTCACCAGAAGACTCTAGCGAGGAGGAAAAACCTCTTTCGGCTGCCGCCAGAAGAGTTAGGTTTTACAAGACTGCGAAACAACAACAGAACGAAAGACAAACTTTGACCAGAGCAATGTCGGCGCCTTCGTCGAGACAACAAAGCGTGAACCCAACACAAGGACTTTATTCGGCAAGTTCACGGAGAAAATCTCAAGATGTTCATAGATTCCCGACCAGGAAGCTGAAATCTTGTAGGAGTAAAGCTTTCCATAAAAGCATTGACGTGGATAGTCGTCTGCCGAATGGTCAAAAGTTTggcaaaaagaatcaaaatgttGAAGTGGTAACGATGATGTCACTTTTAAGTCCAGTTGGAAGTGATGTAGAGGAATCACCAACACCCGATGACGTCTCCACAAAAAccg ttacATTTCCTCAATTTAATAACAGTATGCGTTATCATCAAAAATCATTTGATAGTGCAATGACATCGATTGGAAAACCAAAACTTCTCAACAACCGTGTTGGAAAATCGTTGATTAAATCAAGAACAATAGAGATAacaag GGATGACGATGAAGACGACGGGCCGGTTGTAAAAGAAGTAGTAATTTCCAAacgcggcggcgacggcggtgACGATGACGGAACACTGCGGGACAAAGAAATCGCACAGATCGACGTCCGCTGCGACGTACTCGACGGCCAGCCGATGCTCAAGTCCGACAAAGAGAAAGAATGTTGGGCTCTTTTCAAGAAAATGACGGCCAAAGGAGTGTCCGTCACTTTTGATACCGTATTGAG AGGAATGTTAACACCGACTGAATATAGACTGAGAAAAAACGAACTCCTGTTATTCGGATAG